One Streptomyces sp. NBC_01217 genomic region harbors:
- the frc gene encoding formyl-CoA transferase codes for MAKALEGIRVLDMTHVQSGPSATQLLAWLGADVIKVEAPTGDITRKQLRDLPDVDSLYFTMLNCNKRSITLNTKTERGKELLTELIRRSDVMVENFGPGAVDRMGFTWERIREINPKIVYASIKGFGEGPYTNFKAYEVVAQAMGGAMATTGFEDGPPLATGAQIGDSGTGIHAVAGILAALFQRENTGRGQRVNVAMQHAVLNLCRVKLRDQQRLTHGPLAEYPNEDFGDEVPRSGNASGGGQPGWAVRCAPGGPNDYVYVIVQPIGWQPLSELIGRPELADDPEWATPEARLPKLGKMFQLIEEWTSTLPKWDVLQKLNAHNIPCGPILSTKEIIGDASLVANEMVVEVPHPQRGSFATVGSPLKLSDSPVDITSSPLLGEHNEEVFVGELGLGDEELALLRSGGVI; via the coding sequence ATGGCAAAGGCACTAGAAGGCATCCGAGTTCTGGACATGACGCACGTGCAGTCCGGGCCCTCCGCTACCCAGCTCCTGGCGTGGCTCGGCGCGGACGTCATCAAGGTGGAGGCGCCGACCGGCGACATCACGCGCAAGCAGCTGCGCGACCTCCCGGACGTCGACTCCCTGTACTTCACGATGCTCAACTGCAACAAGCGGAGCATCACTCTCAACACCAAGACGGAGCGCGGCAAGGAGCTGCTGACCGAGCTGATCCGGCGCTCCGATGTGATGGTCGAGAACTTCGGGCCGGGCGCCGTCGACCGGATGGGGTTCACCTGGGAACGCATCCGGGAGATCAACCCGAAGATCGTCTATGCGTCCATCAAGGGCTTCGGCGAAGGGCCGTACACCAACTTCAAGGCGTACGAGGTCGTCGCGCAAGCCATGGGCGGGGCGATGGCGACCACCGGGTTCGAGGACGGGCCACCGCTCGCCACCGGTGCGCAGATCGGCGACTCGGGGACCGGCATCCATGCGGTCGCCGGCATTCTGGCCGCCCTCTTCCAGCGGGAGAACACCGGGCGCGGGCAGCGCGTGAACGTGGCCATGCAGCACGCCGTGCTCAATCTGTGCCGGGTGAAACTGCGGGATCAACAGCGTCTCACTCACGGCCCGTTGGCCGAGTATCCGAACGAGGACTTCGGGGACGAGGTGCCTCGCTCCGGGAACGCCTCCGGCGGCGGGCAGCCCGGATGGGCCGTGAGGTGCGCTCCCGGCGGGCCCAACGACTACGTGTACGTGATCGTGCAGCCGATCGGCTGGCAGCCGCTGAGCGAGCTGATCGGGCGGCCCGAGCTGGCCGACGACCCCGAGTGGGCGACCCCGGAGGCGCGGCTCCCGAAACTCGGCAAGATGTTCCAGCTCATCGAGGAGTGGACCTCGACGCTCCCCAAGTGGGACGTCCTGCAGAAGCTCAACGCCCACAACATCCCGTGCGGCCCGATCCTCTCCACCAAGGAGATCATCGGGGACGCCTCGCTCGTCGCCAACGAAATGGTCGTCGAGGTGCCGCACCCGCAGCGCGGCTCGTTCGCCACCGTCGGATCCCCGCTCAAGCTCTCCGATTCCCCCGTCGACATCACCAGTTCGCCGTTGCTCGGTGAGCACAACGAAGAGGTCTTCGTCGGGGAACTCGGTCTCGGTGACGAAGAGTTGGCGCTGTTGCGGTCCGGCGGGGTGATCTGA
- a CDS encoding IS3 family transposase: protein MCRFIDAEKAAEDNPGGYSVSLLCRVAGVSRSTCCSWLAARPAVAGRRRAEDELAEEIGEINAASRGAYGAPRVHAALRRGGRAISRKKVGRIMRERDIRGVTRRKRRHLTKQDTRAAPAPDLIGRDFTAAVPGTKLVGDITYLPTIEGWWYLATVIDLATREVIGYAMADHHRAGLVTDALRMAAALGGLQPDCIMHTDRGSEYTGSEFRREIRKLNLRQSMGRTGICYDNAAAESFFGLLKAEIGTTVWESREAARADVFRFIEVEYDRTRLRKHPEFGYLTPLETRARLQQDFTPAA from the coding sequence TTGTGCCGCTTCATCGACGCGGAGAAGGCCGCCGAGGACAACCCCGGCGGCTACAGCGTCAGTCTGCTGTGCCGGGTCGCGGGCGTGAGCCGCTCCACCTGCTGCTCCTGGCTCGCCGCTCGGCCGGCGGTCGCCGGGCGTCGGCGTGCCGAGGACGAACTCGCGGAGGAGATAGGGGAGATTAACGCCGCTTCGCGCGGCGCGTACGGTGCCCCGCGCGTCCACGCCGCGCTGCGGCGAGGGGGCCGTGCGATCAGCCGGAAGAAGGTCGGGCGGATCATGCGCGAGCGTGACATCCGTGGCGTCACCCGCCGCAAGCGCCGCCATCTGACGAAGCAGGACACCAGGGCCGCCCCGGCCCCGGACCTGATCGGCCGCGACTTCACCGCGGCCGTACCCGGCACGAAGCTTGTCGGGGACATCACGTACCTGCCGACGATCGAGGGCTGGTGGTATCTGGCGACGGTCATCGACCTGGCGACACGCGAGGTGATCGGGTACGCGATGGCCGACCATCACCGCGCCGGGCTGGTCACCGACGCACTGCGGATGGCTGCGGCCCTCGGCGGCCTGCAGCCTGACTGCATCATGCACACCGATCGCGGCAGCGAGTACACGGGCAGCGAATTCCGCCGTGAAATAAGGAAGTTGAACCTGAGGCAGAGCATGGGGCGAACCGGTATATGTTATGATAATGCCGCAGCCGAGAGCTTTTTCGGACTGCTGAAAGCGGAGATCGGCACCACGGTCTGGGAGAGCCGCGAAGCGGCCCGCGCCGATGTCTTCCGCTTCATCGAGGTCGAGTACGACCGCACCAGGCTCCGCAAACACCCCGAGTTCGGGTACCTCACCCCACTCGAAACCCGAGCCAGGCTGCAACAAGACTTCACCCCCGCAGCGTAA
- a CDS encoding beta-class carbonic anhydrase yields the protein MLTSTPPGARPPAGSPGRESVIDSLVRANRTYADAFRDPGMDARPVLGVAVVACMDARIDLHAALGLELGGCHTIRNAGGVVTDDTIRSLTISQRALNTRSVVLIHHTGCGLQTLTEEFRYELEREVGQRPAWAVESFRDVDQDVRQSMRRVRTSPFLPYTDDVRGFVFDVTSGLLREISDLG from the coding sequence ATGTTGACATCGACACCTCCCGGTGCACGCCCGCCCGCCGGTTCCCCTGGCCGGGAATCGGTCATCGACTCCCTGGTGCGGGCCAACCGCACCTACGCCGACGCGTTTCGCGACCCCGGAATGGATGCCCGTCCCGTCCTCGGAGTGGCGGTCGTGGCCTGCATGGACGCCCGAATCGACCTGCACGCCGCGCTCGGCCTCGAACTGGGGGGCTGCCACACCATCCGCAATGCCGGTGGAGTGGTGACCGACGACACCATCCGCTCCCTCACCATCAGCCAGCGTGCCCTGAACACCCGAAGCGTCGTCCTCATCCACCACACGGGGTGCGGCCTGCAGACACTGACCGAGGAGTTCCGGTACGAGCTGGAGCGGGAGGTCGGGCAGCGGCCGGCCTGGGCGGTGGAGTCGTTCAGGGACGTCGACCAGGACGTACGGCAGTCGATGCGGCGGGTGCGTACGTCGCCGTTCCTGCCGTACACCGACGACGTGAGGGGCTTTGTCTTCGATGTGACGTCGGGGCTGCTGAGGGAGATCTCGGACCTCGGCTGA
- a CDS encoding transposase: MSKRYTAEFKRDAVELALASDKTVTEVARDLGVSPESLRGWVKQAKADRGQGPEGALTSDEKEELRRLRRENREQQQTIEILKKGLAFFAKDTMK, translated from the coding sequence ATGAGCAAGCGGTATACCGCCGAGTTCAAGCGCGATGCCGTGGAGCTGGCGCTGGCCTCCGACAAGACCGTTACCGAGGTCGCCCGGGACCTCGGAGTGAGCCCCGAGAGTCTGCGCGGCTGGGTCAAGCAGGCCAAGGCCGACCGGGGCCAGGGCCCCGAGGGTGCTCTGACCAGCGACGAGAAGGAAGAACTGCGGCGGCTGCGGCGGGAGAACCGGGAACAGCAGCAGACGATCGAGATCTTGAAAAAAGGTCTGGCCTTCTTCGCGAAGGACACGATGAAGTAG
- a CDS encoding OFA family MFS transporter → MTTTDIPSHVPYREVTDRNGRVFRLGETDRDIMRRPRWTMVLFPWIGMMGISSSEYAFTSAEETLHDAHLWASGHIFWLMGVWIFFQAAVAFPAGQLRESGRLPAKSAMMLGALGTLLGYLSLAYAPHVIVAYFGFGMFSGIGAGLVYATCVNMVGKWYPERKGGKTGMVNGGFAYGSVPFVFLFTSYMDLSNYQGVLVSVGVICCAAVAVAGWFFKDPPKNWWPDHVDPLKVSDDPRIVRSLAKNPPSVKQYTPREAARTPVLWMMWFCLLCTAGINIFGIAMQVPFGKEMGFAGGIVATAMSLKAIVNGTGRGVIGWISDRYGRRNTLIIVCLVLGSAQFGVFYSGDIGSMPFFLFCSMVSGFGGGAIFPLFAAMTADYFGENNNASNYGMVYSSKLISGLVGSGVGAVVVSAWGYGGAFALAGAIGLGSAVLACFLKAPGRPKQGGVRTSTGAVAGEVL, encoded by the coding sequence ATGACGACAACTGACATACCGTCACACGTTCCGTACAGGGAGGTGACGGACCGCAACGGCCGCGTGTTCCGGCTCGGTGAGACCGACCGGGACATCATGCGGAGACCACGCTGGACCATGGTGCTCTTCCCGTGGATCGGCATGATGGGCATCAGCTCGTCGGAGTACGCATTCACCTCCGCCGAGGAGACCCTGCACGACGCGCACTTGTGGGCCAGCGGCCACATCTTCTGGCTGATGGGGGTCTGGATCTTCTTCCAGGCGGCCGTCGCCTTCCCGGCCGGGCAGCTCCGCGAGAGCGGGAGGCTGCCGGCCAAGAGCGCGATGATGCTCGGAGCGCTGGGCACCCTGCTCGGCTATCTCTCGCTGGCGTACGCACCGCATGTCATCGTCGCCTACTTCGGCTTCGGCATGTTCAGCGGCATCGGCGCCGGACTCGTCTACGCGACCTGTGTGAACATGGTCGGCAAGTGGTACCCGGAGCGCAAGGGCGGCAAGACCGGCATGGTCAACGGCGGTTTCGCCTATGGCTCGGTGCCGTTCGTGTTCCTCTTCACCTCGTACATGGATCTCTCCAACTACCAGGGTGTACTGGTCTCCGTCGGCGTCATCTGCTGTGCGGCCGTCGCGGTCGCCGGGTGGTTCTTCAAGGACCCGCCGAAGAACTGGTGGCCCGACCACGTCGACCCGCTGAAGGTCTCGGACGACCCTCGCATCGTGCGGTCGCTGGCCAAGAACCCGCCGTCGGTCAAGCAGTACACCCCGCGTGAGGCGGCCCGGACCCCGGTGCTGTGGATGATGTGGTTCTGCCTCCTCTGCACGGCAGGCATCAACATCTTCGGTATCGCCATGCAGGTGCCGTTCGGCAAGGAGATGGGGTTCGCTGGCGGCATCGTCGCCACGGCCATGTCGCTCAAGGCGATCGTCAACGGGACCGGCCGGGGAGTCATCGGCTGGATCTCCGACCGGTACGGACGCCGCAACACGCTGATCATCGTCTGTCTGGTGCTGGGGTCCGCGCAGTTCGGCGTCTTCTACTCCGGCGACATCGGCTCGATGCCGTTCTTCCTGTTCTGCTCGATGGTTTCCGGCTTCGGCGGCGGCGCGATCTTCCCGCTGTTCGCGGCGATGACCGCGGACTACTTCGGGGAGAACAACAACGCCTCGAACTACGGAATGGTCTACAGCTCGAAGCTGATCTCCGGCCTGGTCGGCTCCGGTGTCGGCGCGGTCGTGGTCAGCGCCTGGGGCTACGGCGGCGCTTTCGCCCTCGCAGGCGCCATCGGTCTCGGCTCGGCGGTGCTCGCATGCTTCCTCAAGGCGCCAGGCCGGCCGAAGCAGGGAGGCGTCCGCACGTCCACGGGCGCGGTTGCGGGGGAGGTGCTCTGA
- a CDS encoding GntR family transcriptional regulator: MRQGLTAGSARRVARPTPLRQAVSDALAEMIINGTLKSGQHLVESDLAAQLGVSRQPVREALQRLHTDGWVDLRPAQGAFVHTPTQEEATQLLDVRTVLETYSAQLAAHHAKPEHIERLWQLQQDGVDALAESTTDRLVAANTALHAYITSVGGNDVLAELITQVGRKVRWYYTPIANSRSKGSWNEHARLIEAIAKGDPERAGEIMRKHTERTRTYRNAIAAEAANA; encoded by the coding sequence ATGCGCCAAGGCCTGACGGCTGGCTCCGCCCGCCGCGTCGCCCGCCCGACGCCGCTGCGCCAGGCGGTGTCCGACGCCCTGGCGGAGATGATCATCAACGGCACCCTGAAATCGGGCCAGCATCTGGTCGAATCGGACCTCGCCGCGCAACTAGGTGTCAGCAGGCAGCCCGTGCGCGAGGCGCTGCAGCGCCTGCACACGGACGGCTGGGTCGACCTCAGGCCCGCCCAGGGCGCGTTCGTGCACACCCCCACGCAGGAGGAGGCGACCCAACTCCTCGACGTCCGTACGGTGCTGGAGACCTACTCCGCACAACTGGCGGCGCATCACGCAAAGCCCGAGCACATCGAGCGTCTGTGGCAGCTCCAGCAGGACGGCGTGGACGCGCTGGCGGAGAGTACGACCGACCGCCTGGTCGCCGCGAACACGGCCCTGCACGCCTACATCACATCCGTGGGCGGCAACGACGTGCTCGCCGAGCTGATCACACAGGTGGGGCGCAAGGTGCGCTGGTACTACACCCCGATCGCCAACTCCCGCTCCAAGGGCTCCTGGAACGAGCACGCCCGCCTCATCGAGGCCATCGCGAAGGGCGACCCGGAGCGGGCCGGCGAGATCATGCGCAAGCACACCGAGCGCACCCGCACCTACCGCAATGCCATCGCGGCAGAGGCCGCGAACGCCTGA
- a CDS encoding multicopper oxidase family protein yields MALPGTRSSLSLPAAGLVLAATWLAGCAGQAPMEHSRATHQPAAEGSDTPAGRGPRLQDPPELASRKGTLKATIVVERRMVPVGNRQLYATTYNGSYMPPTLRVRPGDRIDLTMTNRIDENTNLHTHGFHVSPRAPADDIFIAIKYNHSYHYSYQLPRNHPTGTYWYHSHADMMSAPQVAGGESGIIVVEGLRNHLPPSLRGITEHTIGLKDFQIQRDSIKTHPLSIGAPTNRTVNGQKNPVINIRPGETQLWRLANIGANIYYKLRLPGIRFHVIAQDGIPVRKVYTQETLVISAGARFDVLVQGGTPGTARLETLPYNTGSAGNQFPQAVLATVVTGGPRTTRATIPTDFAPHEDLSHATIAAHKTVVYTENKAGTKFFINGRLYDPHRIDFTSALGTVEEWSIRNNTDEDHSFHIHTNDFQLMSTNGKAHDPSRGWHDTVNVPARGNIVMRIHFTDFTGKTVLHCHILNHEDLGMMAILDIVRGDHN; encoded by the coding sequence GTGGCCCTGCCCGGTACCCGTTCCTCACTGTCCTTGCCGGCTGCCGGCCTGGTCCTCGCCGCCACCTGGCTGGCCGGTTGCGCGGGTCAGGCACCAATGGAGCACTCCCGCGCCACGCACCAGCCCGCGGCGGAGGGCAGCGACACGCCTGCGGGCCGGGGGCCGCGACTGCAGGACCCCCCGGAGCTGGCCAGCCGCAAAGGCACGCTAAAGGCCACCATCGTCGTGGAACGGCGCATGGTCCCGGTCGGCAACCGCCAGTTGTACGCGACGACTTACAACGGGTCGTACATGCCGCCCACCTTGCGCGTTCGGCCGGGCGATCGCATCGACCTCACCATGACCAACCGCATCGACGAGAACACCAACCTGCACACGCACGGCTTCCATGTCTCGCCGCGCGCCCCTGCCGACGACATCTTCATCGCCATCAAGTACAACCACTCGTACCACTACTCGTACCAGCTGCCGCGCAACCATCCCACCGGCACCTACTGGTACCACTCGCACGCCGACATGATGTCCGCGCCCCAGGTCGCAGGCGGCGAGTCCGGCATCATCGTCGTCGAGGGCCTGCGGAACCACCTGCCCCCGTCGTTGCGAGGCATCACCGAGCACACGATCGGGCTCAAGGACTTCCAAATCCAGCGCGACTCGATCAAGACCCATCCCCTGAGCATCGGCGCGCCCACCAACCGAACGGTCAATGGCCAGAAGAACCCCGTCATCAACATCCGACCCGGAGAGACCCAACTATGGCGGCTGGCCAACATCGGCGCCAACATCTACTACAAGCTCCGCCTCCCGGGCATCCGCTTCCACGTGATCGCCCAGGACGGCATTCCCGTCCGGAAGGTCTATACCCAGGAAACACTGGTCATCTCCGCCGGCGCCCGCTTCGACGTCCTCGTCCAGGGCGGCACTCCCGGCACCGCTCGGCTGGAAACACTCCCCTACAACACCGGCTCCGCGGGGAACCAGTTCCCCCAAGCAGTCCTCGCGACCGTCGTCACCGGCGGCCCGCGCACGACCCGGGCCACGATCCCGACCGACTTCGCCCCGCACGAGGACCTGAGCCACGCAACGATCGCGGCCCACAAGACCGTGGTCTACACGGAAAACAAGGCGGGCACGAAGTTTTTCATCAACGGCCGGCTGTACGACCCTCACCGGATCGACTTCACCTCCGCCCTCGGCACCGTTGAGGAGTGGAGCATCCGGAACAACACGGACGAAGACCACAGCTTCCACATCCACACCAACGACTTCCAACTGATGAGCACCAATGGCAAGGCCCATGACCCCTCCCGCGGCTGGCACGACACAGTGAACGTGCCCGCGCGTGGCAACATCGTCATGCGCATCCACTTCACCGACTTCACCGGCAAGACCGTCCTGCACTGCCACATCCTCAACCACGAGGACCTGGGCATGATGGCCATCCTCGACATCGTCCGCGGCGACCACAACTAG
- a CDS encoding acyl-CoA dehydrogenase family protein has translation MSYPSALHDVLDRVIAPAGELARQEGKFPRAAVMALGRAGFLGLTCSAEPADGGADLTRAAEVVARVGPVCPATAAVLQSHYAAAAVVEAYGGRWLRGEVAAGRHLCTLAVVEDGAGGAVRPTARRTGGVVALGARKHDVVAAGEADSYVWSSPAVASAGGLTLWGVPAHAPGLFVPARATGAPLASATSTVVADPVRVPAEAMLGADGEGFGILLGAVLPWLLELCAVIGSDAVHPSLGALARSVSGTARSGDGQAFAASAAMALR, from the coding sequence GTGTCGTATCCCAGCGCACTGCATGACGTCCTGGACCGTGTTATCGCTCCGGCCGGCGAACTGGCACGCCAGGAAGGGAAGTTCCCGCGCGCGGCGGTCATGGCCCTCGGCCGGGCCGGGTTTCTCGGGCTGACCTGCTCGGCCGAACCCGCGGATGGTGGCGCCGACTTGACGCGAGCCGCCGAGGTGGTCGCCCGGGTCGGGCCCGTGTGCCCGGCCACGGCCGCGGTGCTCCAGTCCCACTACGCGGCGGCCGCGGTGGTCGAGGCGTACGGCGGCCGGTGGCTGCGGGGTGAGGTGGCGGCCGGCCGTCACCTGTGCACCCTCGCGGTGGTGGAGGACGGCGCCGGGGGAGCGGTGCGCCCGACCGCGCGGCGTACTGGAGGCGTGGTGGCGCTGGGGGCACGCAAGCATGATGTGGTCGCCGCGGGTGAGGCGGACAGTTATGTCTGGTCGTCGCCGGCCGTCGCCTCGGCCGGTGGCCTGACGCTCTGGGGCGTGCCGGCGCACGCTCCCGGCCTGTTCGTTCCGGCGCGCGCCACCGGGGCGCCGCTCGCCAGCGCCACGTCCACGGTGGTCGCCGACCCGGTGCGCGTCCCGGCCGAGGCGATGCTGGGGGCGGACGGCGAGGGTTTCGGGATTCTGCTCGGCGCCGTGCTTCCGTGGCTGCTCGAACTGTGCGCCGTCATCGGGTCCGACGCGGTGCACCCCTCGCTGGGCGCGCTGGCTCGGTCCGTTTCCGGGACCGCGCGCTCCGGCGACGGTCAGGCGTTCGCGGCCTCTGCCGCGATGGCATTGCGGTAG
- a CDS encoding formate dehydrogenase subunit gamma has translation MKTRTSDPTVEQVVKKIAAAHREQRGALLPILHAVQAELGHVPKEAVPVLADELNLSRADVHGVVSFYHDFRAEPAGHRTVRVCRAEACQAQGAGHLVEYVRQMGLTLGRTTEDGSVTVEQVFCLGNCALGPAVEVDGRLYGRVDTERLGALLHTTDQTQRHGVGATPDGSEAPRS, from the coding sequence ATGAAGACCCGGACCAGTGATCCGACGGTGGAGCAGGTGGTGAAAAAGATCGCCGCCGCCCATCGCGAGCAGCGTGGCGCTCTGTTGCCGATCCTCCACGCCGTGCAGGCCGAACTGGGGCATGTGCCCAAGGAGGCCGTACCGGTGCTCGCCGACGAGCTCAACCTCTCGCGGGCCGACGTGCACGGAGTGGTGAGCTTCTACCACGACTTCCGCGCCGAGCCCGCGGGCCACCGTACCGTCCGCGTCTGTCGCGCCGAGGCCTGCCAGGCCCAGGGCGCGGGGCATCTCGTGGAGTACGTACGGCAGATGGGGCTCACCCTGGGACGGACCACCGAGGACGGTTCGGTCACCGTCGAGCAGGTCTTCTGCCTCGGCAACTGCGCCCTCGGCCCCGCCGTCGAGGTGGACGGACGCCTGTACGGCCGGGTGGACACGGAGCGGCTCGGCGCGCTGCTCCACACAACCGACCAGACGCAGCGCCACGGCGTCGGCGCCACGCCCGACGGAAGCGAGGCACCCCGGTCATGA
- a CDS encoding helix-turn-helix domain-containing protein: MDDTPTPDDGQAALPDGLDRRAELSEFLRTRRARLKPEDVGIPSHGRHRRVPGLRREELAQLAGVSVAYYTRLEQGNGRNVSAEVLDAIARALRLTDAEHGHLTHLAKPKQQRRKYRAPKRQQVRGALQQLLDSMEDVPAYIGGARSEILAWNRMAAALFGDWGKLPPAERNWARLTFLSPDYRELFLDWDSKASDMVSYLRLYAGQHPDDPDLSALVGELSVKSEEFRRLWATHDVKEKGHGVKRMRHPLVGDLTLAYETMQLPDDYEQFLCVYHAEPGSASAEALRLLASWGTDAVRAGSRTPGG, translated from the coding sequence ATGGACGACACCCCCACCCCGGACGACGGACAGGCAGCCCTCCCCGATGGCCTCGACCGCCGGGCCGAACTCAGCGAATTCCTGCGCACCCGGCGGGCCCGGCTCAAGCCGGAGGACGTGGGAATCCCCTCGCACGGGCGGCACAGGCGGGTGCCGGGGCTGCGGCGCGAGGAGCTGGCACAGCTGGCCGGGGTCTCGGTGGCTTACTACACACGGCTGGAACAGGGCAACGGGCGCAATGTGTCGGCGGAGGTGCTCGACGCGATCGCGCGCGCCCTGCGCCTGACCGACGCCGAGCATGGGCACCTCACCCACCTCGCCAAGCCGAAGCAGCAGCGCAGGAAGTACCGGGCACCCAAGCGGCAGCAGGTGCGGGGGGCTCTGCAGCAGCTGCTCGATTCGATGGAGGACGTGCCCGCGTACATCGGCGGGGCGCGCTCGGAGATCCTCGCCTGGAACCGGATGGCGGCCGCGCTGTTCGGCGACTGGGGCAAACTGCCGCCCGCGGAGCGCAACTGGGCACGGCTGACCTTTCTCTCCCCCGACTACCGCGAGCTGTTCCTGGACTGGGACTCCAAGGCATCCGACATGGTCAGCTATCTGCGGCTGTACGCGGGCCAGCACCCCGATGACCCGGACCTGTCTGCGCTCGTGGGTGAACTCTCCGTCAAGAGCGAGGAGTTCAGGCGGCTGTGGGCCACGCACGACGTGAAGGAGAAGGGCCACGGCGTGAAGCGGATGCGACATCCGCTGGTCGGCGACCTCACCCTTGCGTACGAGACGATGCAACTCCCCGACGACTACGAACAGTTCCTGTGCGTGTACCACGCGGAGCCGGGCTCCGCCTCCGCGGAGGCTCTGCGCCTTCTCGCGAGCTGGGGCACGGACGCGGTCCGGGCGGGCAGCCGGACACCAGGCGGCTGA
- a CDS encoding NAD(P)-dependent alcohol dehydrogenase, which yields MTTTVAAYAAPSAKAPLERTTIERRTVGEFDVLIDIKFAGICHSDIHQAREGWGEAIFPMVPGHEIAGVVAEVGSGVTRFKAGDRVGVGCLVDSCRECENCKAGQEQHCVRGGVGTYNAIGRDGEPTYGGYSQTVVVDENFTVRIPDGLSLDVAAPLLCAGITTYSPLKRWGAAPGKKVAVVGLGGLGHMGVKIAHALGAEVTVLSQSLRKKDDGLKLGADHYYATSDPATFENLAGTFDIILSTVSAPLDFGAYLSLLKTGGALVNVGAPEEPVALNLFSLISGNKTLAGSAIGGIAETQEMLDFCAEHALGAEIELIEAIGINEAYERVLASDVRYRFVIDAATI from the coding sequence ATGACCACGACTGTTGCTGCATACGCCGCCCCCAGCGCCAAGGCCCCGCTGGAGCGCACCACCATCGAGCGCCGCACGGTCGGCGAGTTCGACGTCCTGATCGACATCAAGTTCGCCGGCATCTGCCACTCCGACATCCACCAGGCCCGCGAGGGCTGGGGCGAGGCCATCTTCCCGATGGTGCCCGGTCACGAGATCGCCGGCGTCGTCGCCGAGGTCGGCTCCGGCGTGACGAGGTTCAAGGCCGGCGACCGGGTGGGCGTCGGCTGCCTGGTCGACTCCTGCCGCGAGTGCGAGAACTGCAAGGCCGGGCAGGAGCAGCACTGCGTGCGCGGTGGCGTCGGCACGTACAACGCCATCGGCCGAGACGGCGAGCCCACCTACGGCGGCTACTCACAGACGGTCGTCGTCGACGAGAACTTCACCGTCCGCATCCCGGACGGGCTGTCTCTGGACGTGGCCGCGCCGCTGCTCTGCGCCGGCATCACCACGTACTCCCCGCTCAAGCGCTGGGGCGCGGCCCCGGGCAAGAAGGTCGCTGTGGTCGGCCTGGGCGGCCTCGGGCACATGGGCGTCAAGATCGCGCATGCCCTCGGCGCCGAGGTCACGGTGCTTTCCCAGTCGCTGCGCAAGAAGGACGACGGCCTGAAGCTGGGTGCCGACCACTACTACGCCACGAGCGACCCGGCCACCTTCGAGAACCTGGCCGGTACCTTCGACATCATCCTCTCCACGGTGTCGGCGCCCCTGGACTTCGGCGCGTATCTGAGCCTGCTGAAGACGGGCGGCGCTCTTGTGAACGTCGGCGCCCCTGAGGAGCCCGTCGCCCTGAACCTGTTCTCCTTGATCAGCGGCAACAAGACCCTCGCCGGTTCCGCGATCGGCGGCATCGCCGAGACCCAGGAGATGCTCGACTTCTGCGCCGAGCACGCTCTCGGTGCGGAGATCGAGCTGATCGAGGCGATCGGGATCAACGAGGCGTACGAGCGTGTGCTCGCCTCGGACGTGCGCTACCGCTTCGTGATCGACGCGGCGACGATCTGA